One Mustelus asterias chromosome 27, sMusAst1.hap1.1, whole genome shotgun sequence DNA segment encodes these proteins:
- the bcl9l gene encoding B-cell CLL/lymphoma 9-like protein yields MAAEAVIQGRADSIVAYHTHNVPRTKLEQVYDQKASVSLQKGSGLPEQVSLSTPPAHTPQPQNQPQPPGLQPPSSHPQEAPPGAEPMHADLGPKSMESNGGAGGNSHANLGNTAGNPMPGVPVGDPANGGSGEAVNPNGNGSLVMNLHPNTEGLSKEQLEHRERSLQTLRDIERLLLRSSESEFPMKGNCGPNGQGDGQQMMKKVEEPLQSMISQTQTLAGVEGANLEHEAMHHQEMMQREPMGQQVGMMMNQVNQENLTPEQIAWRKLQEDFYEEKRRKQEQAVVQQRTMQEIMMQRPMGGMMVRGPPPPYHSKAGDQWPSGMGSRFTGPIEVSDSMQPRGTAPFSGPRFPTNQMQRVGGYGGMPMEALGTMNPMQRPVRPGMVWPDDISPMAGGGSFPQGGMPFHPGQGDPERFMNPRAREELLRQQLIEKRPMGLQRPLSLNNANNMAGMSQGMEMERMIQAQRQMEPGMFPGQLPGDNVSSNPMGLDFVGSRGMMSPPLGQTGPMRDMDSSMGPGNVNMNMNVNMNMNMNLNVQMTPQQQMMMSQKMRAQEMMSHQVLTPEEMARVRAQNGSVMMGDPQKMLTQSQFPNHGQQGFPSGQGQYSGMSQEVTNMGNPGEMFSPEQGPMPITSMSGTARLSHMQMAPTSNQSSNHGNVGSMLPGTQRGLGRRPSDLTINISQMNSPGMGHLKSPTISQVHSPLVSSPSANLKSPQTPSQLVSLTSTTASAPIKSPQVISSSLPVRSPASSPSRLKSPSMSVASPGWTSSPKTTLPSPVISQGKQAMGLNSSAPMGNIEQGPMASAPRPGPALPYNSPESTPSQNPLSLMMSQMSKYAMPSSTPLYHDAIKTIATSDDELIPERSMAMIQPTSVPGLSGNQNPQMHMVSQSGPGSGSANSPLAMSMVGQPLSHEPPTPMMPSPSLMGPSVPMHEGHGPGMAVQSPMMVHPPQDSLGQPCGPLPGTGPQTLPQNPMVLQRMQHQSHNALQSPGSGMHQVYPPSMGMSHEEGVPSHGVPAGSGPPQQQQQPPPPPHLMIKAASSRSAGDGYQLSGVASVLNDPELQDVIRPSASGIPEFNLSRIIPSERPSSTLQYFPKSDSHASKAPSSNPHLMNLQSMMLEQAPPSRSTLPGQQQQVQRGLNMHIFHPGQVPGPIMGRTGMPAQHGMMGNSLHQVLMSPQQQNMMLQAKQRSLSLSGEMYGQAGHMLPPQVGVLGTTPHQSIMFPQQLRQRSLSLDAPITFVPGPGNTANLPF; encoded by the exons AT GGCTGCTGAAGCTGTGATCCAGGGCCGAGCAGATTCGATTGTGGcctatcacacacacaatgtgcctCGCACAAAACTAGAACAAGTGTACGATCAGAAG GCATCCGTTAGCCTTCAGAAAGGATCTGGCCTTCCAGAGCAGGTGTCACTGAGCACGCCTCCAGCCCATACCCCCCAACCCCAGAACCAGCCTCAGCCTCCGGGTCTCCAACCCCCCAGCTCCCACCCCCAGGAGGCGCCACCTGGAGCTGAACCCATGCACGCAGATCTCGGCCCCAAATCGATGGAGAGTAATGGTGGAGCCGGAGGGAACAGTCACGCCAACCTCGGCAACACGGCCGGCAACCCGATGCCGGGGGTTCCGGTAGGAGATCCAGCCAATGGCGGAAGCGGAGAGGCCGTGAATCCAAATGGGAACGGATCGTTGGTCATGAACCTTCACCCCAACACCGAGGGGTTGTCCAAAGAGCAGCTGGAACATCGAGAACGTTCCTTACAGACCCTGAGAGACATTGAAAGGCTCCTGTTAAGAAGCAGCGAGAGTGAGTTTCCCATGAAAGGTAACTGTGGTCCAAATGGACAAGGGGATGGACAACAGATGATGAAGAAAGTGGAGGAGCCTTTACAGTCCATGATCTCACAGACGCAGACTCTGGCCGGAGTAGAGGGAGCAAATCTGGAGCACGAAGCAATGCACCATCAAGAGATGATGCAGCGGGAGCCAATGGGGCAGCAGGTGGGCATGATGATGAATCAGGTTAACCAGGAGAACCTGACTCCCGAGCAGATAGCCTGGAGGAAGCTTCAGGAGGACTTTTATGAAGAGAAGCGGAGGAAGCAGGAACAAGCTGTGGTTCAACAAAGGACAATGCAAGAGATAATGATGCAGAGACCGATGGGGGGGATGATGGTCCGtggtccaccccctccctatcacagcAAGGCTGGAGACCAGTGGCCCTCGGGAATGGGAAGCCGGTTCACGGGTCCCATCGAGGTTTCCGATTCCATGCAGCCTCGAGGGACTGCTCCTTTCTCCGGACCTCGGTTCCCCACCAATCAAATGCAGAGGGTTGGCGGGTACGGAGGGATGCCGATGGAGGCTTTAGGGACAATGAATCCGATGCAGAGACCTGTGCGGCCCGGAATGGTGTGGCCCGACGACATCTCTCCCATGGCGGGAGGAGGGAGTTTCCCTCAGGGAGGAATGCCCTTCCATCCTGGCCAGGGAGACCCCGAGAGGTTCATGAACCCAAGGGCCAGGGAGGAGTTGTTGAGGCAGCAGTTGATAGAAAAGAGGCCGATGGGGCTACAGCGACCACTCAGCCTCAACAACGCCAACAACATGGCTGGCATGTCACAGGGAATGGAGATGGAGAGAATGATACAGGCTCAGAGACAGATGGAGCCAGGGATGTTTCCTGGCCAGTTGCCTGGAGATAATGTAAGTTCAAACCCAATGGGGTTGGACTTTGTTGGGTCTAGGGGTATGATGAGCCCCCCCTTAGGACAGACGGGACCCATGCGTGATATGGACTCATCGATGGGTCCTGGAAATGTCAATATGAACATGAATGTCAATATGAACATGAACATGAATCTCAATGTCCAGATGACTCCCCAGCAACAGATGATGATGTCACAGAAAATGAGGGCACAGGAAATGATGTCGCACCAGGTTCTGACCCCGGAAGAGATGGCGAGAGTCCGAGCACAAAATGGCAGCGTGATGATGGGGGACCCTCAGAAAATGTTGACGCAGTCGCAGTTCCCAAATCACGGACAACAGGGTTTTCCAAGTGGTCAAGGACAATATTCCGGTATGTCTCAGGAAGTCACGAACATGGGGAATCCTGGGGAGATGTTCAGTCCTGAACAAGGCCCGATGCCTATAACCAGCATGAGTGGCACAGCCAGACTGAGCCATATGCAAATGGCTCCCACTTCCAATCAATCCAGTAACCATGGTAACGTGGGTTCCATGCTTCCAGGGACCCAGAGGGGACTAGGCCGCAGGCCCTCTGACCTCACCATCAACATTAGTCAGATGAACTCTCCTGGGATGGGTCACCTCAAATCACCGACCATCAGCCAGGTTCACTCGCCCCTGGTCAGCTCACCTTCAGCCAATCTCAAATCTCCTCAGACACCGTCTCAGTTGGTGAGTCTGACGTCCACCACAGCCTCGGCTCCAATCAAGTCTCCGCAGGTCATCAGCTCCTCGCTTCCTGTCCGCTCTCCAGCCAGCTCGCCCAGCCGTCTCAAATCGCCCTCTATGTCCGTCGCTTCTCCTGGATGGACCTCGTCACCCAAGACCACCCTCCCCAGCCCCGTAATCAGCCAGGGCAAACAGGCTATGGGCCTCAACTCTTCTGCCCCAATGGGAAACATCGAGCAAG GACCAATGGCCTCTGCTCCCCGTCCTGGCCCCGCCCTGCCTTACAATTCGCCCGAATCAACACCTTCACAGAATCCCCTCTCACTGATGATGTCACAGATGTCCAAGTACGCCATGCCGAGTTCCACCCCTCTTTACCACGATGCCATCAAAACCATCGCCACCTCCGATGACGAGCTGATCCCAGAGCGATCGATGGCAATGATCCAGCCCACCAGCGTCCCCG GATTGAGCGGGAACCAGAATCCACAGATGCACATGGTATCGCAGAGTGGGCCTGGGTCGGGATCCGCCAACAGCCCCCTGGCTATGAGCATGGTGGGACAGCCCCTGTCACACGAGCCCCCGACCCCCATGATGCCGTCCCCCAGCCTGATGGGGCCCAGCGTTCCGATGCACGAGGGGCACGGTCCTGGAATGGCCGTGCAGAGCCCCATGATGGTGCACCCCCCCCAGGATTCCCTGGGGCAACCGTGTGGCCCTTTGCCTGGCACTGGCCCCCAGACGCTACCTCAGAACCCCATGGTCCTCCAGCGGATGCAGCACCAATCCCACAATGCCCTGCAGTCGCCGGGCTCTGGGATGCACCAGGTGTACCCCCCGAGCATGGGCATGTCACACGAAGAGGGGGTCCCGTCACATGGGGTCCCTGCCGGATCAGGACCCCCTCAGCAGCAGCAACAACCCCCTCCTCCGCCACACCTGATGATCAAGGCTGCATCGAGTCGATCCGCTGGCGATGGCTACCAGCTGTCGGGAGTAGCTTCAGTCCTTAACGACCCAGAACTTCAGGATGTGATCAGACCTTCGGCTAGCGGCATCCCAGAATTCAATCTCTCGCGCATCATTCCGTCAGAGAGACCAAGCAGCACTCTGCAGTATTTCCCCAAGAGTGATTCCCACGCCTCGAAAGCACCGTCTTCCAACCCTCACCTCATGAACCTTCAGAGCATGATGTTGGAGCAAGCTCCCCCCAGCAGATCCACTCTTCCAGGACAGCAGCAGCAGGTGCAGAGGGGCCTGAATATGCACATTTTCCACCCGGGGCAGGTCCCAGGCCCCATCATGGGGAGGACAGGCATGCCAGCTCAACATGGCATGATGGGCAACAGCCTGCACCAGGTTCTCATGTCTCCGCAGCAACAGAACATGATGCTACAAGCCAAACAGCGGAGCCtctcgctgtcgggggagatgTACGGACAGGCGGGACACATGTTGCCACCCCAGGTGGGTGTACTGGGAACGACACCTCACCAAAGCATCATGTTCCCCCAGCAGTTGAGACAGAGGAGCCTGTCTTTAGATGCACCCATTACCTTTGTTCCCGGACCTGGAAACACTGCCAACTTACCCTTCTAG